A stretch of Fusarium poae strain DAOMC 252244 chromosome 2, whole genome shotgun sequence DNA encodes these proteins:
- a CDS encoding hypothetical protein (BUSCO:3746at5125), with amino-acid sequence MAPYGANQPTSGASDSSPAASINNAAQGSAQQTPGQSTGNANQGPQHKRVYQACIPCRRRKVRCDLGSVDNPHDPPCVRCRRESKECFFSATRRKRKTDDDGSDQDEYIIRNGRKRVNANDSPPPFIERRSYSNAPLTPGGSHGQAQPLRRPDGSRIGRGRNSEWGVEGDANQTLENIEAQTVMRRGVFGPQDALDLLYKAATDSPAVERERRESTSSARPTAPRPPPVDTGPYGYVPRSTSRPPKTEQPIDPELSRPELSSQPGYAEAIKAWQRFRFVRAGWFTALEAIEYIDYYYKYLSPLTPISPPTFSNPASHVTLLYEEPILTVTLLTIASRYRQMPGTGGHCRSHAIHEQLWMYLRGMIERCLWGQEAFGGGFCVPPSTSAIFDESQTSSTAPWRGLRKGSLRTLGTIESLMILTEWHPRALHFPPTEATDELVLPMEAAFQAITAADEDPSKTLGPGFGGKRIESWLEPAWRSDRMCWMLLSTANGLAYELGVFDDIDELLRDDAITRPEYQEESYRQRAFRIKRLLLIYTTQLAGRLGWTNMAPAHLRRSDPALARFRPNTGDGTTPGTNPSSVGNNFNYVPDLELDDQIIHCWAGISNAMEMGNEKIFRSRKHTTQIIQNGKYISILKEFEPILRDWWREFELFRLPEFIRHILTIEYQYVRIYINSLSLQAVVERCTNQAQAGATAHSGHHGAAAVNGGHPQLSPQTMINYGKLPLGQLGGFTAHDQEYIREVVEGSRNLLRTVVEGLLPGDYLKHAPVRTYFRIISGAMFLLKTFALGAPRSDVRMSIELMDATVEALRNCVVDDVHLGIRFADLLESLTSRLRNRFIQAPTMQQASGRGQSPAPDGQAHNGKNLAPNGEDNPNWVGGHAQRLRDGLNGNAPVQAATHEANNISATPFDLSAQNFPYPGQGPLGPSTPTVVDNAVANMDVSLFEDWNHQGNEMWYLPPGPAFFQNVENPSVAMGPEGVNVGGLDLLEYMAMDPSQFPGLDPSSGPPTSHV; translated from the exons ATGGCCCCGTACGGTGCTAATCAACCGACCTCCGGAGCCTCCGACTCGAGTCCTGCAGCCTCAATCAACAACGCTGCGCAAGGTTCTGCGCAACAAACTCCTGGGCAGTCAACTGGGAACGCAAACCAAGGTCCTCAGCACAAGCGTGTTTATCAGGCTTGCATTCCCTGCCGTCGGCGCAAAGTGCGATGCGATCTCGGCAGTGTCGACAATCCCCATGACCCTCCTTGTGTGCGCTGTCGCCGAGAGAGTAAAGAATGCTTCTTCAGTGCTACTCGTCGCAAGCGCAAGACAGATGACGATGGCAGCGACCAGGATGAGTACATCATCAGGAATGGTCGTAAAAGGGTCAATGCCAACGACAGCCCTCCACCGTTCATCGAACGCCGATCTTATAGTAATGCACCGTTGACTCCTGGAGGCTCACATGGCCAAGCTCAACCGTTACGTCGTCCCGACGGCAGCAGAATAGGTCGCGGAAGGAACAGTGAATGGGGAGTTGAAGGCGATGCCAACCAGACACTGGAAAATATCGAGGCTCAAACTGTTATGCGGCGGGGCGTGTTTGGTCCGCAGGATGCCCTAGATCTGCTTTACAAAGCGGCCACGGACAG TCCTGCCGTTGAACGCGAACGCAGAGAGAGCACTTCATCTGCTCGTCCAACGGCTCCTCGGCCCCCACCCGTGGACACTGGCCCTTACGGTTATGTTCCCAGATCGACCTCTAGACCGCCCAAAACAGAGCAGCCTATCGACCCTGAGCTCTCACGACCCGAACTCAGTTCCCAGCCTGGGTATGCTGAAGCCATCAAGGCATGGCAACGCTTTCGATTTGTCCGCGCCGGTTGGTTCACAGCCCTTGAGGCTATCGAGTATATTGACTA TTACTACAAATATCTATCTCCCTTGACGCCCATATCGCCGCCGACATTTAGTAACCCCGCGTCGCATGTCACGTTGCTCTATGAGGAGCCTATCCTAACTGTCACTCTTCTGACGATTGCCTCGCGATATCGTCAAATGCCTGGTACCGGTGGCCATTGCCGATCCCATGCAATTCATGAGCAACTATGGATGTATCTCCGTGGCATGATAGAGCGATGTTTATGGGGACAAGAAGCCTTTGGTGGTGGTTTTTGTGTTCCGCCTAGCACCAGTGCCATTTTCGACGAGTCTCAAACAAGCAGCACAGCGCCCTGGCGGGGATTGCGCAAGGGCAGTCTACGGACACTCGGAACTATCGAGTCTTTAATGATCCTGACCGAATGGCACCCTCGTGCACTGCACTTCCCACCTACCGAGGCAACCGATGAATTAGTTTTGCCTATGGAAGCCGCCTTTCAAGCCATCACCGCTGCTGACGAGGATCCGAGTAAAACCTTGGGTCCTGGTTTTGGTGGCAAGAGGATTGAGAGCTGGCTCGAGCCGGCGTGGAGGAGTGATCGCATGTGCTGGATGCTGCTCAGCACTGCGAACGGTCTTGCATATGAACTGGGTGTCTTTGATGACATTGATGAGTTGCTTCGAGACGATGCTATTACTCGACCTGAATACCAGGAGGAATCGTATCGTCAAAGAGCCTTCCGCATCAAGCGATTGTTGCTCATCTATACCACTCAACTCGCTGGCCGTCTCGGCTGGACCAACATGGCTCCAGCTCACCTCCGGAGAAGCGATCCTGCCCTTGCTCGATTCCGACCCAACACAGGCGACGGGACCACCCCAGGCACGAATCCCTCGTCAGTTGGCAATAATTTCAACTATGTGCCTGACCTGGAACTGGATGATCAAATCATTCATTGCTGGGCCGGCATCAGTAACGCTATGGAAATGGGCAACGAAAAGATCTTCCGTTCCCGAAAGCATACGACACAAATCATTCAAAACGGCAAGTATATCAGCATTCTTAAAGAGTTCGAGCCTATTTTGCGCGACTGGTGGAGAGAATTCGAATTGTTTCGACTTCCTGAGTTCATTCGACATATTCTGACGATCGAGTATCAATACGTGCGCATTTATATCAACTCCCTTTCACTGCAAGCAGTCGTCGAGCGATGTACCAACCAGGCCCAAGCTGGAGCAACTGCTCACTCTGGACATCATGGGGCAGCAGCTGTCAATGGGGGACACCCGCAATTGTCGCCCCAGACCATGATAAACTATGGGAAGCTTCCCCTTGGTCAACTCGGTGGCTTCACTGCGCACGATCAGGAATACATCCGCGAAGTGGTGGAAGGAAGTCGGAACCTGCTCCGCACGGTAGTCGAAGGTCTGTTGCCAGGCGATTACTTGAAGCATGCTCCCGTACGAACATATTTCCGTATCATCAGTGGTGCTATGTTCTTGCTCAAGACCTTTGCTCTCGGTGCTCCACGGTCAGACGTGAGGATGAGCATTGAGTTGATGGATGCAACCGTCGAAGCACTTCGAAACTGCGTTGTAGATGATGTTCACCTGGGAATTCGTTTTGCAGACCTTCTCGAGTCTCTTACGAGCCGCCTCCGTAACCGTTTCATCCAGGCTCCCACTATGCAACAGGCTTCAGGCCGCGGACAGAGCCCCGCTCCAGATGGACAGGCGCATAACGGTAAAAATCTGGCTCCAAACGGAGAAGACAACCCCAACTGGGTTGGAGGCCACGCTCAGAGACTTAGGGACGGTCTTAATGGCAATG CCCCAGTTCAAGCTGCTACCCATGAGGCCAACAACATCTCAGCAACACCGTTCGATCTATCGGCACAAAACTTCCCCTACCCCGGTCAGGGTCCCCTTGGTCCATCGACACCTACAGTCGTAGACAACGCTGTCGCCAATATGGATGTCAGCCTCTTCGAAGACTGGAACCATCAAGGCAACGAGATGTGGTATCTGCCCCCCGGGCCGGCCTTCTTCCAGAATGTTGAGAACCCTTCCGTTGCCATGGGTCCTGAGGGCGTTAACGTCGGTGGCCTCGATCTCCTTGAGTACATGGCCATGGATCCCTCTCAGTTCCCCGGATTAGATCCTTCTTCCGGCCCTCCGACGAGCCACGTTTAA